tgatcgatttccgggtcaagtcccggaggaggggaaaagaggaatcgaggaggggtattgagaTGAGGctatggtgtagtcccaaacgatagctgaggattctgggtagtgttctgccatcctaaactcccaaaaaatatttgtttctccgaatcaaaggggaaaaatacaaaagcattgtacacaatttaaaccaatcaatgttgtgtaattaacaagcataatctggtgttttttagtcgatgagtagtgcagatatcactgtaaaatcaatcgacagtaaggagaatatttacttccgggtgtaaaatcctccgttatccaatgggaatggacgctcacattgcctttaactgccgccgacatggaccgatgcggtgcttccatgagcgtcaaataccgccgccgatgggaatacattgcaatcagttgaaagctctttgcatccgtttatgaagctgaaggagactcggcgcgtcacaactggacgccacgggaccctgaccaagtgtcgctcctggacgttcagggagtgagaatgtgttgtttatacataaatatgtgtccccagtgtgtcgggtaactcacgcagcgtcagaaaataacaccctttctcttttcctccgtacccacatcttttaaaaacaggggtacaacgagcggatccagatttgctgccgatttTATGTAATGTCAGATGGTGGACCCACagagagttgctatcagaaacaatgcctgacgtgttttggatgtaatatggtctttttttacattagcaagcatcgctaacactcagagctaacctgtattGGAGAgcaaatgtgtttaaaaagcaggaaataaaaaaaggaactcaccttgtggtaagtgttttatcacagcagaatgtaactttatctccggtagaattctgatcaggcattagctctgcctcctctttttttttttttttttaagctaacgacccaaaatccgcgtttctctaaacagggctggaatagagatttatgagggatgtctaaaatgcatgatctgtttgtattttgagaaaaacacatcatagacgtgtttttatatttttttatataactgagacccataatatatgcataaaaatagcatgataggtgcactttaagtCACTCACGTCTGTCTGGATCCATGCTGGGTCTGGTCCCGACTGGTCTGATCGTGACGTTTGAAAAGGGAGGCAGGGGAAGCAAAATATAGCACTGGTGTTGCTACAGGTAGTTAGCCTAGTTCTTGCTAAACCAGCTCCTTGAAAAAGAGCATGTATACTGCCTTCCTCTGTCCTTAACTCATGCCTATGTCAGGATGATCAGGTCTGAGCTATTTTACTCTCAGCTTTCCctccagtgtcctcctctcaaaGGGTGTTTCTTTAAGTGATTAAACATCATTTTCCCTCTCCATATTCGCTATCTAGTTTTGTTTACACTCCATCTAAATCTCTCTCAGTCAAACGTCAATCACTCACTCTGGTGCTCCTGCTGCCCCCTAGTTGTTGGCGGTGTCAACAGCTGCTTTGGGCGCAGTTTGGTCCGCCCCGAGCTGCTCCTATCACTTACATTGAAGAGGTGCGGACTGCGCATGTGCCACTTATAACGAGAGTCAATGGCCAAAGATTTCTGCGCCCCAAGCAGGAAACACGTgatttatcagtaactttagacattgtAAAACCATTTTTATCTATATTTTATcgtatattatacatttaactGACACCAAGTATATAATATGTAccaaaacattttataaaattaacacatttattAATGACAATCTAAAacgtgggaagaggtggggcggcgcccctagtgcCCCAATGGGCCGGCTGCTACTGCCTTTAACCCTCTTAAATCTTATAATTATAAAGTATCAGAATGTTATAGCTTCCTGCTCTGCCTGTCTGCATTTTCCAGAAATTAACTTTTCCCAATCCTACTTAGACCTTCTTGGAAATCTAAATGTCTCTGCAGAAACTATTTGACAGGGTCAGCAGCTCTTAATCTAAGGTGGCAGACAACAACGACGCAAATACTCACATACTCGTGCACACTCAGGATAAGCATTGACTAGATGCAGGGGTGTAATAACACCTCCGGGAAATTAGCTGATGGCAGCAGCTAAGCCGCTCCCAGGCCTTACCTGAAGGGATCGACTTACGGAGGAACCAACCAAATATCAATAAGGGTGATTTGACTGTGCACTGCTCAAGGATAAAGAGCGTATGCATGAGACCTCTGGAAATACACTTGAGCTTGCCATGTAAAATGCTGTCGCTTGAGCAAATCCCTGATTAAATCCCCTGTACACGTTTAGTTGGCTGAATGAGGGGGAAGCCTGGTGTTGGCTGAGGCACGAAGATAACCACGGAAGAGCacagaaagaaagagagggGGAGGTATAGTATATGTTTGAAAACCTACAGCATATAGTGCAGATGAGCTTGTTTGAAGTGTGCAATGTGAATGGCTTCTCAACGGCTTTTCTGAGCCTCTGTGTGTGACATTCTCACAGATGATGCCCTCTCTGATTGTGACCCTGACACTGAATGGAAATCACTGCATCTGCAATGTAGCTGTTATATTACTAGATTTTGATTAATTCGCTCAATATAATCATACGGAAATGTTGGCCTCCGTAGCGTTGTTTTTGGCTGAGAACAAGTTTAATTTCACATGAGTGTGAAAAAGGAAGTGTGTCCAGTGTTTGGGCGTCGCACCTCGTCTCAGCGGCCAacaacgccaggaaagctcgcTTAATGAAATATCACTTTAACATCTGTAATACTGGCTGTGGATTTACAGCTTCTGCAATGAGAACAGGACAACATTGCCTCATATGCATCATTAATTTTTATTACCTCTCCTggaaatctgttcattgggCATTTTATAGCCGTTTCACGACATACTGTAATGGATGTTTTTCAGGGATGCACACACACTTGTCAGGTCTGTGGTTACGGAAGATGAAAACTGTGGTAGCATTAGCGTTAGTTGCATATTTATTCAACCATAATGCTGAATTAATACCTCATTAGTGATCCAGTCTTTTCACGTGAGTGTGAAGTGACTGGCACCTAGAAAAATATGCAGTAACagtgtacataaaataaatgcaACTGAATGAAAGCGCAACAGCGGTGTGGCCTTGAGCTGTTGAACACAGAGTCATCAGCCTTACGCATCTCATTATGGCTGGCTGACTCATGTCCCTCTCAATGTAAGCCTTGAAATAGGGTCACATTAAAAGCCTTGGAAATAAAAAAGGGCGAGAAACCACGGTAACAGTGACACTGCATGAGAGCCATTAGAACTTGTCGTTGGCTGTGCACATGAATATATTCAAATATGAATTCATTCTAGTGATTCATGCATGATTCATGAGCCTTACAGGATAGTCTACATTCAAACAAAAACATGTCAACAGAATTGTGTGGCATTATTTATTCTCTGCAGACAGCAGTGACAGAAGCTAAAATCGTGGGTAAGAATATTGATGACAGCCATGTATAAGTGCATCATAAACAAACATATTATGCATTATAATCTGCTTATAAGACTGTATTATTGTAGATATCAGCAGTCATACATATTCATTATGTTGTTTACAATATTTACAAcccatacaaatatttctaaaTTATAATTGTTTGATCTTATGTTATATGTTATGTGCTGTTCCATcagtttttttatgtgtgtgttattCCTGCATATATAATGATTTTGATTCAGCTATTCTCTTGAATGtacagtatatacatatatttatgcatggtccttgttaGAAATAGAGACATAATAACCACTTATATTGAGTTATAACCAGTGTTACATATTATATCTGCCTACTTCATGAAATAACTTAATTCAAGCACCCAATGGTAACTTAGAAAAATCACATTAAAATGCATTATAAATTACTACAAGGGAACTATTATACATTATGACCCTtgttaaaaatataatgtaagctATACTTGACCAAAAGTCATTTAAAAATGCATTATAATGTCATAATCATTGTCGAGTGCTCTAAAAGGGCCCCATTTctgggttcatatttgtatgttgttcctctactgtgacatgcttacatgctttaatgttcaaaaagctctttatttttctcatacttccTGTGCTGCagaacctcttttcaccctctgtctgaaaccagagcccagtctgctctgattggttagcttgccggctctgttgtgattggtcaactgcttagagatatCCCCcctcttagcctatcatgtacaagaTGTTGGAACACTTGCGAATAGaagcaagtgttacatagtgatatcAATATGATATGAAAGTAAATAGAGGAGTCCAATTATTACTCCCCCACTCTGGCAGTGGGGGAGTGTCTGGAAGATAAACTCCCTTTGGAGGGAACTTTATGATTTTTAAccattgcagaccatttacatgcacaaaaacctatataacacaccagAAAAGCATAATAGGACCTCTTTAAACTGTAATTAGAAAGTGCTATAAGCAGATTATAATGCATCACAAGTTTGAATGCAATATAGACAAGGCCGTCATAGAAAGTTTTACATGAAGTTGTTTCTGTCTTTCCTGTACACTGTTGCATTGAAAAAATGTTACCCAGTCTGCTCATGATAAACCTCTTTTCCTAAGCTTTATTTTAGAAATATTTTAGCCGGTGAATTACCATGATACCATCAAATATAACCTTGGAAAGAGACTGATACCTCACTGTGTTAATGTAATTAGCTCTTTGAAGTGGGGAAGACTTAAGGTTTTGGGGAAGTGGGGCGACTCTTTCATGTGCGATTAGGCGTTCTTAAGTCTGTCCTCaagcagagaggatgagagcagGCAGGTAAGGAAAAGGCTCGTTGAAATGTCACAGGCACTTGGCTGTGGTCGTCCAGGACCCTTTCCACAAGTGTGAATATATAAGTGTACAAAGGTTGGGGTGAGCATTGAAGAACTGCAGGAGGAAAGTCTTGTGTGGAggtggtgaggaggaggagagaggaggaagacgGTGCAGAGGTGCTGTCCAATGCGGTGAAATTGCACAGTGCAATCAAACCGATGTTGAGCATTGGCTCGGATGCACGAATCCGGGCTTATACTGGCTTACCTCAGCAGTGTAGCAGGGGGACTGTCACTGGATATTACCGTGTGCTCCCACATCACAGTGGACAGGGACAGCTTTACATCTCTCCTCCACTCTCAGGccctgcagacacacactttccccagtTGAAATGTGTCTGCGCACAATTTCTCTGTTGGATACAGTCGCATTAAATATGAATAGCCTTAATAATAAATGGAAGCTCTCAGAGATTGCATTCCTGGTACAGAAAAAAAGTGATCACAAAGCTATTAGCAATCTCCCTAGTGTCTTTCAGGGGTTTGAGCCATTTGAAATCATTTGGGAACAATTTGATAAAGCTGCAACGATTAGAAGACAGAAAAGTAATTGTTATATGCAAATGATCGATTCATCTAACGTCTTTTCCAGGCAAAACTGGCAGCAAATATTGTTTTGAGCTTCTCAAATATGGTGATTTCATATTAAAGTGAACATATTTTGGTTTTGGGCATAATTAAAAAAAGGATTTTAAAGACATCTCCTTGGACTTTGAACATCTGAAATGGACATTTCTCACATTTTTCTGATATTTTGTTGATCAAACAATTAATGGAAAAAATGTGCATTCGTTATCTGCAAAATACCACCTAATGTTTTCCTTGCAATTCCCCATTTTGCATTTGAGTGCTTTTCTGTTGGCCACGTGGATGCACAATACAGTGTTACAGTATGAGACGAAAATAAATGTGTGAATAAAGTTATAGGCTACACTATGTTAGATAATGTATATGAATGAATGGCATTAATTCCTGTTTTACCCAACATGTTCATAAACAGAGCAGCATGTTAAGCCAACGTTTCCTCTATTTCCTCCTCCAGGGACAAATTCACAGAGGAGTGGCTGGGGCTGGACCTGGTCTTCAGGCTGATGGAGCCGTACAGTTTGGCTGAGCGCTTGGAATAAGCGATGACCTTCCTCCTGTACATCTCCCCCTTCCACATGGAGATCATGAGCAGCGTGGAGAGAACCACGCCGCCCAGCGTGAGCAGGCAAAGCCCCGCTATGACGCACCGATCCAGGTGGGCGCCTATCCGCGCACACTCCATCTCCAGCCTCTCCATCTCCCTCGCCGACACGCTGTCACGGTCCACCACCACATCCCGAGGCACGACGTAGGAAATGATCACCAAGGAGATCCCGGTTACCAAGAACGTGACTGCACTGATGAAGCCATAGTCTACAGAAGTCCCAGGACCCTCCCCGAAGGAGAGATCGTCCTCTGACATGAAGGAACACTCCGGTAAAGTCTCGGAGCAAGGCTCGCCATTACGCACAGGCCTGTGAGTACTTTTAGTGTCCGGGCTGGCCAGGCATAGGTTAACATTCTCATCGATATAAGTGAAGGATGTCTCTAATTCCTCGTCGCAACACACCTTTACTTTCTCCTCGCCGAGGTGACCGAGTTTAACCTCCGCTCCCCCCCTGCGCGGCGCCGTCCTTGGTGCTGAATGACTCCGGGCATGGCTGCCTCGGGCCGGGTTACAGACGCCCTCCCCCGGGTACCCTCCTCCTCCTGTTGATCCACCGGACTTGCGGGCATGCAGCAGCGCACCGGAAACCCGGTCAAGGACGTCGGGAGGATCGCGCTGCTTGCCTCTCTCATCTGCGGGAAGCAGCTCCATTCGTGTTTCACCACCCGCAGGTTCGCTCTGAGCCTTCCTCCCACGATGCTCTCACTCCGCAGCATCCCTAacaagaggacacacacacacacaccagccccAAGTTAAAGGGTGCATCCTAATTAGATCGCTTATTTTATCGCGTGAAACCTCATATAACAACATGCGCAGATACTTTGTTGTGCGTAATTTGGAACGATGCAAAAAATGCATCTTTATACCTTTAAAGTTGATAAGATCGTTTAAGAGAAATCCGTCTTGAAAGGCGCTTATACTGGCTGTGATTAGCCAAATGCCTCTGTATCCAATTAGGAAAACAATCCACGTATTAACGGAGATTATAGGCTATGTTTTAAAACAGACACAGCCAATAGGATGAACACACGTGCAAAACTGTGCTAAAACTAAATCACACATAACATTTTACATAACCACATGCAGTTAGTCCTTACAAATCACAATATAATCATATCACAGTGCTCTATTCTCAAAACGAAATGCATCCTATAGCTCTATAATATGAGTCGGAACACTCCTGCACTCTTTAATGAATTCAGCACAAGACGTGAGATGCTCCTCTGCATTAAGGGTGGATCAGTCATGCACAGCCCGGTTTATCTGTTTCTAATCCTTCACAAAAATCCTCCTCGTGCACACAGAAAGACATAAACTCACCGCGCGCTATAGCATCGCTTCCGCCTTCTCTTCTTCATGCACACATAGGCCGGTGGGGCTCACATAACGGGGACCGATAAATAAAGGAGCCTTATCAGTTGAATGTCTTTGAATGTATTCTCTCTCCCCTGCTCGATTCGATGCTGTGgcggcaaggggggggggggggggtgttctcCGTTGGTCCCGCCCACACACAGAGCCTCCCTCAGCCGTGGCGCTGAAAGGAGCCTCGCTATCTGTGGCCGATTGAGATCACTGCCGCCAGTCAACACACAGACGGGAGGGGGATAtgcagagctgagtctgaaccTTTGGGAGTCTCTATAAGATGATTTAGTAAGGTTCACAAAGTTGCTACTGTATGAAGTTACTATTAAATCCATAGGAATGCTCCTATCTTATTAATACTTATATTATTGTATATTGTATATTGTATTTTACAATGTATACATTGTAAAAtacacattatttattttagtaCAATGTGCAattttttactttaacttcttatgtttatattaatatttgtattctattttttttacatattactttcaccacttatgtttgtataattatctttattttatttcaaacaGAAATAAGTGTCTATAGGAGACTCAAGTGTCATAAAGTGAGTATTGAATATCATAGGGATCATATTGTCTTATAAATTATAATACTCGCACTGTATGTAttgtaaaatatatgttatatACTGTGGTATAATGTTGTATTGGacattttactttaacttttttatgtttatatcaatattttaattttaatttaattctTTATTGGACGTTTTACTCTAACTTTTAGCcttcatttaaatatatatatttgtatttgatccTATTATTGCATGTTACTTTAACATTGTATGTTCATAaacatattgttattattttttatttcattttttatttgacaTTTTACCTTAAATTCTTATGTTTCTATACATTTTTCTATAATATTggatttaattttttatttttgttcattAAAATGGAGCAATTGCCATAAAACCCAATTTGACCCCGGGTTTGGTAaattattctgattctgattatacTGCTCAGTAAACCTAAATCTTCATAAACTACAGTTAAGCACTACAAATGTTATATATTGAACAACCCAAGTCACACTATAGACTCCCTAAGGAGTACGTACACAGGACCAGGAGGATGATCATGTTTGTTTAACAGTTAAAGGTCAGTGCAATAATCGGTAGTTATGTTGTCAGTTAATTCGGCCATCATATCAGAAAGGTCTACATCTATCCAGCGGTGCTGTGTGTACAGCATTGTTAAACTGTGTGTACTGTATCATGCACCATCTGTTCTCTTGTTCCCTCTCGGAAGATTACTGGTCACTAT
This genomic window from Pseudochaenichthys georgianus chromosome 16, fPseGeo1.2, whole genome shotgun sequence contains:
- the LOC117461256 gene encoding transmembrane protein 74: MELLPADERGKQRDPPDVLDRVSGALLHARKSGGSTGGGGYPGEGVCNPARGSHARSHSAPRTAPRRGGAEVKLGHLGEEKVKVCCDEELETSFTYIDENVNLCLASPDTKSTHRPVRNGEPCSETLPECSFMSEDDLSFGEGPGTSVDYGFISAVTFLVTGISLVIISYVVPRDVVVDRDSVSAREMERLEMECARIGAHLDRCVIAGLCLLTLGGVVLSTLLMISMWKGEMYRRKVIAYSKRSAKLYGSISLKTRSSPSHSSVNLSLEEEIEETLA